In one window of Scylla paramamosain isolate STU-SP2022 chromosome 36, ASM3559412v1, whole genome shotgun sequence DNA:
- the LOC135090868 gene encoding lateral signaling target protein 2 homolog isoform X4, with protein MADSVEGDPEATTMSKKVDDSELQTLTLSPTNTNDDESSPFINPASDETAFPISPPPSYSSVTTSSSTLTGEKRKLERMASAPSGSCSKPVPALRVSTPPGSSRITYTNERANERKMDLSKIIRERPTPSASIGQKKDVADVRQIEQGLLQLMEDFQAGSLRAFGKDSRLRQMEAIREQQERLARLHFDVGAEQDLYPPLSEEGLRASHSNMHTLMEKLAQLSESIERLHTNTSSSERKSAPSHLFAQWSSTDSPPKAHHHHHHHHHHHHGHHHHSHHHGHHHHHHHHSSHNTSNNNTTSTLTESLSSSQQTTPTNTHNANSNSPAPATSATHHHNSSPGSSRLSQGQPPVPLRLKGTNGSPFSGTSKTGKVGDS; from the exons ATGGCAGATTCCGTTGAGG GAGACCCAGAAGCCACCACAATGTCAAAGAAAGTGGACGACAGTGAGTTGCAGacgctcactctctctccaaccAACACCAACGATGATGAGTCCTCGCCCTTCATCAACCCTGCCAGTGATGAGACTGCCTTCCCTATCAGCCCCCCGCCATCCTATTCCTCTGTG ACCACCTCAAGCAGTACCCTGACtggggagaaaaggaagctgGAGAGGATGGCGAGTGCCCCAAGTGGTAGCTGCAGCAAGCCAGTCCCAGCACTGCGG GTATCCACACCACCTGGCTCTTCCCGCATCACCTACACTAATGAACGGGCCAATGAGAGGAAGATGGACCTGAGCAAGATTATTCGAGAGCGCCCGACTCCGAGTGCTTCTATCGGACAGAAGAAAG ATGTGGCAGATGTGCGGCAGATTGAGCAGGGACTCTTGCAGCTAATGGAGGACTTCCAAGCCGGCAGTCTGCGTGCTTTTG GGAAGGACTCGCGGCTGAGGCAGATGGAGGCCATACGGGAGCAGCAGGAACGCTTGGCACGGCTTCACTTTGACGTTGGAGCAGAGCAG GACCTTTACCCTCCACTGTCGGAAGAAGGACTGAGGGCTTCCCACAGCAATATGCACACTCTTATGGAGAAACTGGCGCAACTCTCAGAATCCATCGAGCGACTCCACACAAACACCAGCAGCAGTGAGAGGAAGAGTGCCCCCAGCCACCTCTTTGCCCAGTGGAGCAGCACTGATTCCCCTCCCAaggctcaccaccaccaccatcaccaccaccaccaccaccatggccaccaccaccatagccacCACCAtggtcaccaccatcaccaccaccaccatagcagTCACAACACTTCCAATAATAACACTACCTCCACTTTAACAGAGTCACTTAGTAGCTCCCAGCAGACCActcccaccaacacacacaatgCCAACAGTAACTCTCCTGCCCCAGCCACCTCTGCTACCCATCATCACAATTCCAGCCCAGGTTCCTCTCGGCTGTCCCAGGGTCAGCCTCCAGTGCCCCTCAGACTGAAGGGAACCAATGGAAGTCCCTTCAGTGGCACATCAAAAACAGGAAAAGTTGGGGATTCCTGA
- the LOC135090868 gene encoding cyclin-T1-like isoform X1 gives MADSVEGDPEATTMSKKVDDSELQTLTLSPTNTNDDESSPFINPASDETAFPISPPPSYSSVTTSSSTLTGEKRKLERMASAPSGSCSKPVPALRVSTPPGSSRITYTNERANERKMDLSKIIRERPTPSASIGQKKAAQHPPDTPRYKDCSASPGMKGLVVNAPNSKATSLPWVRSPPPPPPLETQVRQKASTSGTDVTPSGDHFIFASSTPVSPVPLLPMPPSRGTPSTVRSEASRAWLNRSGMRSGLRYRTGMDARKMDRPVQHHTFLADVADVRQIEQGLLQLMEDFQAGSLRAFGKDSRLRQMEAIREQQERLARLHFDVGAEQDLYPPLSEEGLRASHSNMHTLMEKLAQLSESIERLHTNTSSSERKSAPSHLFAQWSSTDSPPKAHHHHHHHHHHHHGHHHHSHHHGHHHHHHHHSSHNTSNNNTTSTLTESLSSSQQTTPTNTHNANSNSPAPATSATHHHNSSPGSSRLSQGQPPVPLRLKGTNGSPFSGTSKTGKVGDS, from the exons ATGGCAGATTCCGTTGAGG GAGACCCAGAAGCCACCACAATGTCAAAGAAAGTGGACGACAGTGAGTTGCAGacgctcactctctctccaaccAACACCAACGATGATGAGTCCTCGCCCTTCATCAACCCTGCCAGTGATGAGACTGCCTTCCCTATCAGCCCCCCGCCATCCTATTCCTCTGTG ACCACCTCAAGCAGTACCCTGACtggggagaaaaggaagctgGAGAGGATGGCGAGTGCCCCAAGTGGTAGCTGCAGCAAGCCAGTCCCAGCACTGCGG GTATCCACACCACCTGGCTCTTCCCGCATCACCTACACTAATGAACGGGCCAATGAGAGGAAGATGGACCTGAGCAAGATTATTCGAGAGCGCCCGACTCCGAGTGCTTCTATCGGACAGAAGAAAG CCGCCCAACACCCACCAGACACCCCAAGGTACAAGGACTGCTCAGCAAGTCCAGGTATGAAGGGGTTAGTAGTTAATGCTCCAAACAGTAAGGCCACTAGCCTTCCCTGGGTGCGCTCCCCACCACCTCCGCCTCCCTTAGAGACTCAGGTGAGGCAGAAAGCCTCAACCAGTGGCACAGATGTCACACCGTCTGGCGACCACTTCATCTTTGCAAGCTCCACCCCGGTCAGCCCTGTGCCCTTGCTGCCCATGCCTCCCAGTCGAGGCACCCCAAGCACAGTGAGGAGCGAGGCCTCTAGGGCATGGCTGAACAGGTCAGGGATGCGGTCTGGGCTGCGGTACAGGACGGGTATGGATGCCCGGAAGATGGACCGTCCTGTTCAACATCACACCTTCCTGGCAGATGTGGCAGATGTGCGGCAGATTGAGCAGGGACTCTTGCAGCTAATGGAGGACTTCCAAGCCGGCAGTCTGCGTGCTTTTG GGAAGGACTCGCGGCTGAGGCAGATGGAGGCCATACGGGAGCAGCAGGAACGCTTGGCACGGCTTCACTTTGACGTTGGAGCAGAGCAG GACCTTTACCCTCCACTGTCGGAAGAAGGACTGAGGGCTTCCCACAGCAATATGCACACTCTTATGGAGAAACTGGCGCAACTCTCAGAATCCATCGAGCGACTCCACACAAACACCAGCAGCAGTGAGAGGAAGAGTGCCCCCAGCCACCTCTTTGCCCAGTGGAGCAGCACTGATTCCCCTCCCAaggctcaccaccaccaccatcaccaccaccaccaccaccatggccaccaccaccatagccacCACCAtggtcaccaccatcaccaccaccaccatagcagTCACAACACTTCCAATAATAACACTACCTCCACTTTAACAGAGTCACTTAGTAGCTCCCAGCAGACCActcccaccaacacacacaatgCCAACAGTAACTCTCCTGCCCCAGCCACCTCTGCTACCCATCATCACAATTCCAGCCCAGGTTCCTCTCGGCTGTCCCAGGGTCAGCCTCCAGTGCCCCTCAGACTGAAGGGAACCAATGGAAGTCCCTTCAGTGGCACATCAAAAACAGGAAAAGTTGGGGATTCCTGA
- the LOC135090868 gene encoding cyclin-T1-like isoform X3, producing MADSVEGDPEATTMSKKVDDSELQTLTLSPTNTNDDESSPFINPASDETAFPISPPPSYSSVVSTPPGSSRITYTNERANERKMDLSKIIRERPTPSASIGQKKAAQHPPDTPRYKDCSASPGMKGLVVNAPNSKATSLPWVRSPPPPPPLETQVRQKASTSGTDVTPSGDHFIFASSTPVSPVPLLPMPPSRGTPSTVRSEASRAWLNRSGMRSGLRYRTGMDARKMDRPVQHHTFLADVADVRQIEQGLLQLMEDFQAGSLRAFGKDSRLRQMEAIREQQERLARLHFDVGAEQDLYPPLSEEGLRASHSNMHTLMEKLAQLSESIERLHTNTSSSERKSAPSHLFAQWSSTDSPPKAHHHHHHHHHHHHGHHHHSHHHGHHHHHHHHSSHNTSNNNTTSTLTESLSSSQQTTPTNTHNANSNSPAPATSATHHHNSSPGSSRLSQGQPPVPLRLKGTNGSPFSGTSKTGKVGDS from the exons ATGGCAGATTCCGTTGAGG GAGACCCAGAAGCCACCACAATGTCAAAGAAAGTGGACGACAGTGAGTTGCAGacgctcactctctctccaaccAACACCAACGATGATGAGTCCTCGCCCTTCATCAACCCTGCCAGTGATGAGACTGCCTTCCCTATCAGCCCCCCGCCATCCTATTCCTCTGTG GTATCCACACCACCTGGCTCTTCCCGCATCACCTACACTAATGAACGGGCCAATGAGAGGAAGATGGACCTGAGCAAGATTATTCGAGAGCGCCCGACTCCGAGTGCTTCTATCGGACAGAAGAAAG CCGCCCAACACCCACCAGACACCCCAAGGTACAAGGACTGCTCAGCAAGTCCAGGTATGAAGGGGTTAGTAGTTAATGCTCCAAACAGTAAGGCCACTAGCCTTCCCTGGGTGCGCTCCCCACCACCTCCGCCTCCCTTAGAGACTCAGGTGAGGCAGAAAGCCTCAACCAGTGGCACAGATGTCACACCGTCTGGCGACCACTTCATCTTTGCAAGCTCCACCCCGGTCAGCCCTGTGCCCTTGCTGCCCATGCCTCCCAGTCGAGGCACCCCAAGCACAGTGAGGAGCGAGGCCTCTAGGGCATGGCTGAACAGGTCAGGGATGCGGTCTGGGCTGCGGTACAGGACGGGTATGGATGCCCGGAAGATGGACCGTCCTGTTCAACATCACACCTTCCTGGCAGATGTGGCAGATGTGCGGCAGATTGAGCAGGGACTCTTGCAGCTAATGGAGGACTTCCAAGCCGGCAGTCTGCGTGCTTTTG GGAAGGACTCGCGGCTGAGGCAGATGGAGGCCATACGGGAGCAGCAGGAACGCTTGGCACGGCTTCACTTTGACGTTGGAGCAGAGCAG GACCTTTACCCTCCACTGTCGGAAGAAGGACTGAGGGCTTCCCACAGCAATATGCACACTCTTATGGAGAAACTGGCGCAACTCTCAGAATCCATCGAGCGACTCCACACAAACACCAGCAGCAGTGAGAGGAAGAGTGCCCCCAGCCACCTCTTTGCCCAGTGGAGCAGCACTGATTCCCCTCCCAaggctcaccaccaccaccatcaccaccaccaccaccaccatggccaccaccaccatagccacCACCAtggtcaccaccatcaccaccaccaccatagcagTCACAACACTTCCAATAATAACACTACCTCCACTTTAACAGAGTCACTTAGTAGCTCCCAGCAGACCActcccaccaacacacacaatgCCAACAGTAACTCTCCTGCCCCAGCCACCTCTGCTACCCATCATCACAATTCCAGCCCAGGTTCCTCTCGGCTGTCCCAGGGTCAGCCTCCAGTGCCCCTCAGACTGAAGGGAACCAATGGAAGTCCCTTCAGTGGCACATCAAAAACAGGAAAAGTTGGGGATTCCTGA
- the LOC135090868 gene encoding cyclin-T1-like isoform X2 — MSKKVDDSELQTLTLSPTNTNDDESSPFINPASDETAFPISPPPSYSSVTTSSSTLTGEKRKLERMASAPSGSCSKPVPALRVSTPPGSSRITYTNERANERKMDLSKIIRERPTPSASIGQKKAAQHPPDTPRYKDCSASPGMKGLVVNAPNSKATSLPWVRSPPPPPPLETQVRQKASTSGTDVTPSGDHFIFASSTPVSPVPLLPMPPSRGTPSTVRSEASRAWLNRSGMRSGLRYRTGMDARKMDRPVQHHTFLADVADVRQIEQGLLQLMEDFQAGSLRAFGKDSRLRQMEAIREQQERLARLHFDVGAEQDLYPPLSEEGLRASHSNMHTLMEKLAQLSESIERLHTNTSSSERKSAPSHLFAQWSSTDSPPKAHHHHHHHHHHHHGHHHHSHHHGHHHHHHHHSSHNTSNNNTTSTLTESLSSSQQTTPTNTHNANSNSPAPATSATHHHNSSPGSSRLSQGQPPVPLRLKGTNGSPFSGTSKTGKVGDS, encoded by the exons ATGTCAAAGAAAGTGGACGACAGTGAGTTGCAGacgctcactctctctccaaccAACACCAACGATGATGAGTCCTCGCCCTTCATCAACCCTGCCAGTGATGAGACTGCCTTCCCTATCAGCCCCCCGCCATCCTATTCCTCTGTG ACCACCTCAAGCAGTACCCTGACtggggagaaaaggaagctgGAGAGGATGGCGAGTGCCCCAAGTGGTAGCTGCAGCAAGCCAGTCCCAGCACTGCGG GTATCCACACCACCTGGCTCTTCCCGCATCACCTACACTAATGAACGGGCCAATGAGAGGAAGATGGACCTGAGCAAGATTATTCGAGAGCGCCCGACTCCGAGTGCTTCTATCGGACAGAAGAAAG CCGCCCAACACCCACCAGACACCCCAAGGTACAAGGACTGCTCAGCAAGTCCAGGTATGAAGGGGTTAGTAGTTAATGCTCCAAACAGTAAGGCCACTAGCCTTCCCTGGGTGCGCTCCCCACCACCTCCGCCTCCCTTAGAGACTCAGGTGAGGCAGAAAGCCTCAACCAGTGGCACAGATGTCACACCGTCTGGCGACCACTTCATCTTTGCAAGCTCCACCCCGGTCAGCCCTGTGCCCTTGCTGCCCATGCCTCCCAGTCGAGGCACCCCAAGCACAGTGAGGAGCGAGGCCTCTAGGGCATGGCTGAACAGGTCAGGGATGCGGTCTGGGCTGCGGTACAGGACGGGTATGGATGCCCGGAAGATGGACCGTCCTGTTCAACATCACACCTTCCTGGCAGATGTGGCAGATGTGCGGCAGATTGAGCAGGGACTCTTGCAGCTAATGGAGGACTTCCAAGCCGGCAGTCTGCGTGCTTTTG GGAAGGACTCGCGGCTGAGGCAGATGGAGGCCATACGGGAGCAGCAGGAACGCTTGGCACGGCTTCACTTTGACGTTGGAGCAGAGCAG GACCTTTACCCTCCACTGTCGGAAGAAGGACTGAGGGCTTCCCACAGCAATATGCACACTCTTATGGAGAAACTGGCGCAACTCTCAGAATCCATCGAGCGACTCCACACAAACACCAGCAGCAGTGAGAGGAAGAGTGCCCCCAGCCACCTCTTTGCCCAGTGGAGCAGCACTGATTCCCCTCCCAaggctcaccaccaccaccatcaccaccaccaccaccaccatggccaccaccaccatagccacCACCAtggtcaccaccatcaccaccaccaccatagcagTCACAACACTTCCAATAATAACACTACCTCCACTTTAACAGAGTCACTTAGTAGCTCCCAGCAGACCActcccaccaacacacacaatgCCAACAGTAACTCTCCTGCCCCAGCCACCTCTGCTACCCATCATCACAATTCCAGCCCAGGTTCCTCTCGGCTGTCCCAGGGTCAGCCTCCAGTGCCCCTCAGACTGAAGGGAACCAATGGAAGTCCCTTCAGTGGCACATCAAAAACAGGAAAAGTTGGGGATTCCTGA